The Paenibacillus uliginis N3/975 genome has a window encoding:
- the ribE gene encoding riboflavin synthase: MFTGLVEEIGEMRQIGRKGEAMVLSISALRIMDDLKLGDSVAVNGVCLTATTIGKSMFTVDVMPETYRSTNLKELQGGSKVNLERAMAAGARFGGHIVQGHVDGVGIIRSVHSDQNAVVYEIAPSNMDLFKYIIPKGSVTLDGISLTVVKINDSSFTVSIIPHTLAETVLAFKKAGDKVNIENDILGKYVDHLLHYGSQGAASKTSSTGISHDYLSEHGFA; this comes from the coding sequence ATGTTCACAGGACTTGTGGAAGAGATCGGTGAAATGCGCCAGATTGGTCGCAAAGGCGAAGCCATGGTGCTTAGCATATCGGCATTACGTATAATGGATGATTTAAAGCTTGGCGACAGTGTCGCGGTCAACGGGGTATGTTTAACCGCAACAACGATCGGAAAGAGCATGTTTACGGTAGATGTCATGCCAGAAACATACCGGAGCACCAATCTCAAAGAGCTTCAAGGAGGAAGCAAAGTAAATCTGGAGCGGGCGATGGCTGCTGGAGCCAGATTCGGAGGCCACATCGTCCAGGGCCATGTTGACGGCGTTGGGATCATCCGAAGCGTTCATTCCGATCAAAATGCGGTTGTCTATGAGATTGCTCCATCGAACATGGATCTGTTTAAGTACATCATACCTAAGGGCTCGGTCACTCTGGACGGGATTAGCCTAACGGTCGTTAAAATTAATGATTCTTCATTCACCGTTTCGATCATTCCTCATACGCTTGCCGAAACCGTGTTGGCATTTAAAAAAGCGGGCGATAAAGTGAATATAGAAAATGACATCTTAGGTAAGTATGTTGATCACCTGCTTCATTATGGCTCACAAGGGGCTGCCAGCAAAACATCAAGCACCGGAATCAGTCATGATTACCTGTCAGAGCATGGTTTTGCCTAG
- the ribD gene encoding bifunctional diaminohydroxyphosphoribosylaminopyrimidine deaminase/5-amino-6-(5-phosphoribosylamino)uracil reductase RibD translates to MDMMNDEFYMSLALEMAERAQGQTGINPVVGCVIVKDGKLIGMGTHLERGAPHAEVHALQMAGAKAFGSTVYVTLEPCSHFGKTPPCSERLIAEGVKRVVIASKDPNPLVAGKGIEILQGAGIQVDTGILSERSRKLNAPFMKFITTGRPYVTLKTASTLDGKIASKTGDSKWISNEGARDRVHTLRHRHQAIIVGVSTVITDDPELTTRLSVEGLNPTRIVVDSKLRIPLRSKMLHDGAAPTLILTTGQGDPKKREALHEIGAEVISCGEGPRVDLKLAMDLLGQKEIGSILLEGGGTLNGSMLEERLVDKVVLFMAPKIVGGLGAPSNFMFSGVEQMSDAITLNDVEFEQLGDNMCITGTPVWSESVN, encoded by the coding sequence ATGGATATGATGAATGATGAATTTTATATGTCACTGGCACTGGAAATGGCAGAGCGGGCTCAAGGACAGACGGGTATCAATCCGGTAGTTGGGTGTGTCATTGTGAAAGATGGCAAGCTTATCGGGATGGGTACGCATCTGGAAAGAGGTGCTCCTCATGCCGAAGTGCATGCACTCCAAATGGCGGGAGCCAAAGCTTTTGGTAGTACGGTTTACGTAACACTAGAGCCATGCAGTCATTTCGGTAAGACGCCTCCATGCAGTGAAAGGTTGATCGCGGAAGGTGTCAAGCGGGTCGTTATTGCGAGTAAAGATCCCAACCCTCTTGTTGCAGGCAAGGGAATTGAAATCCTGCAAGGTGCTGGAATCCAGGTAGATACAGGGATTCTGAGCGAGCGTTCCCGCAAGCTGAACGCGCCGTTTATGAAGTTCATAACGACAGGCAGGCCCTATGTCACGCTGAAAACGGCAAGCACATTGGATGGCAAAATCGCTTCCAAAACCGGTGATAGCAAATGGATATCTAATGAAGGAGCCAGAGATAGGGTTCACACCCTCCGGCATCGGCATCAAGCGATTATTGTCGGTGTATCTACCGTCATAACAGATGATCCGGAGCTTACGACTCGTTTGTCGGTTGAGGGACTGAATCCGACTCGAATTGTGGTGGACTCCAAGCTGAGAATTCCGCTCAGGAGCAAAATGCTTCATGACGGGGCAGCTCCAACACTAATTTTAACAACAGGGCAGGGGGATCCAAAGAAACGGGAGGCACTCCATGAAATAGGAGCCGAGGTGATTTCCTGCGGCGAAGGCCCCCGGGTAGACTTAAAGCTTGCAATGGACCTATTAGGTCAGAAGGAGATCGGCTCTATCCTGCTAGAGGGAGGCGGCACTCTAAACGGATCCATGCTTGAAGAAAGGCTTGTGGATAAGGTGGTCCTTTTTATGGCTCCAAAGATTGTCGGCGGCTTGGGCGCCCCATCAAACTTCATGTTTAGTGGGGTAGAGCAGATGAGCGATGCCATCACGTTGAACGATGTTGAATTCGAACAACTGGGTGATAATATGTGTATCACTGGAACACCGGTCTGGTCCGAATCTGTAAATTAA
- a CDS encoding peptidylprolyl isomerase, translating into MKKGTIELENGGTVEIDFFPEEAPNTVANFEKLANSGFYNGLSFHRVIPGFVAQGGCPTGNGTGGPGYTIDCETATNTTKHETGVLSMAHAGLNTGGSQFFICYGPQPHLDGVHTVFGKVTSGMELVNSVKPGDKMKEVKVFEA; encoded by the coding sequence ATGAAAAAAGGTACAATCGAGTTAGAAAACGGCGGCACAGTGGAAATTGACTTTTTTCCTGAAGAAGCGCCTAATACTGTAGCCAACTTCGAAAAATTGGCTAACAGCGGTTTTTATAACGGACTTAGCTTTCACCGTGTAATCCCGGGCTTTGTAGCTCAAGGGGGATGCCCGACAGGAAATGGTACAGGTGGTCCTGGCTATACAATCGACTGTGAGACGGCTACTAACACAACCAAGCATGAAACCGGCGTATTGTCCATGGCGCATGCAGGCCTTAACACTGGCGGCAGCCAGTTCTTCATCTGCTACGGTCCACAGCCTCACCTGGACGGCGTTCATACGGTATTTGGCAAAGTGACAAGCGGTATGGAATTGGTAAACAGTGTAAAACCAGGCGACAAAATGAAAGAAGTTAAAGTGTTCGAAGCTTAA
- the lysA gene encoding diaminopimelate decarboxylase, whose product MFLHGTSRINERGHLEIGGCDTADLKAQFGTPLYIVDEQSVRNRCREYIDAFKVSGLKYQVAYASKAFCVMAMCRLAEEEGMSLDVVSDGELYTALEAGFPAERIHFHGNNKTPDEIEMALDAHIGCFVVDNEVELHLLQAIAAEKGRQVKILLRVTPGVEAHTHEYISTGQTDSKFGFDIGNGSAYEAVKLAASQPNLELLGLHSHIGSQIFEVEGFQMAVQRVAEFTRSVKEGLNVTFSVVNLGGGFGIRYVEGDTPLHVSQYVKAITDAVKTHFAGIAPELPEIWVEPGRSIVGDAGTTLYTVGTSKDIPGVRKYVAVDGGMTDNPRPALYESQYEALLANRANEPVEEKVSIAGKCCESGDMLIWDVELPKVESGDLLAVACTGAYNYSMASNYNRIRKPAVVFVKDGIGDLVVRRESLEDIVRHDVVPVRINKQTVLS is encoded by the coding sequence ATGTTTTTACACGGTACTAGCAGAATTAATGAACGGGGACATCTAGAAATTGGCGGGTGCGATACAGCTGATTTAAAAGCACAGTTCGGAACCCCTCTTTATATTGTAGACGAGCAGTCGGTTCGTAACCGCTGCAGAGAATATATCGACGCTTTCAAGGTTTCAGGCTTGAAATATCAGGTGGCTTATGCAAGCAAGGCTTTTTGTGTGATGGCTATGTGTCGGCTGGCGGAAGAAGAGGGGATGTCCCTTGATGTCGTATCCGACGGAGAGCTTTACACGGCTCTGGAAGCGGGGTTCCCCGCGGAACGGATACATTTCCACGGCAATAACAAAACACCGGATGAAATCGAAATGGCTTTGGATGCCCATATCGGCTGCTTTGTAGTAGACAACGAGGTAGAGCTTCATCTGCTGCAGGCTATTGCGGCTGAGAAGGGCCGTCAAGTGAAGATTCTGCTTCGCGTAACTCCTGGTGTAGAAGCACACACTCATGAATATATCTCCACCGGTCAAACCGATTCCAAATTCGGATTTGACATTGGTAACGGCTCGGCTTATGAAGCGGTGAAACTTGCAGCGTCTCAACCAAATCTTGAACTTCTCGGATTGCACTCCCATATCGGATCACAGATTTTCGAAGTGGAAGGCTTCCAAATGGCGGTTCAGCGTGTAGCTGAATTTACACGCTCTGTTAAAGAAGGTCTGAACGTGACGTTCAGCGTGGTAAATCTCGGCGGTGGTTTTGGTATCCGTTACGTGGAAGGGGATACTCCACTTCATGTATCACAGTATGTTAAGGCGATCACGGACGCAGTCAAGACACATTTTGCAGGCATTGCACCTGAACTTCCCGAGATTTGGGTTGAACCGGGCCGCAGTATCGTAGGCGATGCAGGAACAACCTTGTATACGGTGGGAACCAGCAAGGATATTCCAGGCGTACGTAAATATGTCGCAGTTGATGGAGGCATGACAGATAATCCTCGTCCTGCGCTGTACGAATCCCAATATGAGGCACTTCTCGCTAATCGGGCGAATGAGCCGGTTGAAGAGAAGGTCTCGATTGCAGGGAAATGCTGCGAAAGCGGCGATATGCTAATCTGGGATGTGGAACTGCCCAAAGTTGAATCCGGCGACTTGCTTGCCGTTGCTTGTACAGGAGCCTACAACTATTCCATGGCGAGCAATTACAACCGGATCCGCAAGCCGGCGGTTGTGTTCGTTAAAGATGGTATTGGTGATCTGGTCGTTCGTCGCGAGAGTCTTGAAGACATCGTCAGACACGACGTGGTGCCTGTGCGTATCAACAAGCAGACCGTATTGAGCTAG
- a CDS encoding spore germination protein, with product MDDKTGSTGYGEENIPVVPPSVIKSLEEEELVKKREAESSDNTHESVVYWQGSDEIPSNLKDLKGILKEVVGLGVSFDVVLREMTVAGRKTGLLFLNGFTNDVVLTEILDRFTYLTSEDVGNHIVSTIKNQYIPYVQVEEITELSEAINNVLSGLCTVFFEGEHTAILLDTRKYPTRSPEEPAIERVVRGARDGFTESIVTNINLVRRRVRDPGLHCEAMQVGRRTQTDVCIIFIDDIVDREQVEAIRHKIQEIDLEGLPLGDKQLEEAIVNKGWHPYPLVRYSERPDVVASHLLEGRVVVMVDTSPSVMIMPTTFFDLCQHAEENRQTPFMGTYLRWIRFGGIFASMFLLPLWMLLVIHPELKPPYLNILGPREMGKIPIIMQFLIVEFGVDLMRLAAVHTPTPLASAMGLIAAILIGDVAVKTGLFVNEVMLYMAVAAVGMFATPSYELGLANRVVRLALLIAVAMFGLKGFVIGTTLLILMLTTHRSYNSSYLWPFIPFSAKAMGEVLFRKPLLYSRTRPALNKARDNSKMGPEMSPKRKQ from the coding sequence ATGGATGATAAGACGGGATCAACAGGCTATGGAGAGGAAAACATTCCGGTAGTTCCTCCTTCAGTCATCAAGTCATTGGAAGAGGAGGAGTTAGTCAAAAAGAGAGAAGCTGAATCCTCTGACAACACTCACGAATCTGTAGTGTATTGGCAGGGTTCCGATGAAATCCCCAGCAATTTAAAAGATCTGAAGGGAATCTTGAAAGAGGTAGTGGGGCTTGGTGTTTCTTTTGACGTCGTCCTGCGTGAAATGACGGTTGCCGGCAGAAAGACGGGACTGTTGTTTTTAAATGGGTTTACCAATGATGTGGTATTGACGGAAATTCTAGATCGTTTTACCTATTTGACTTCGGAGGATGTAGGTAATCATATCGTTTCCACGATCAAGAATCAGTATATTCCTTATGTTCAGGTGGAGGAGATTACTGAACTAAGTGAAGCGATTAATAATGTACTCTCGGGCTTGTGTACCGTTTTTTTTGAAGGTGAACATACAGCCATTCTGCTGGATACGAGAAAATATCCTACAAGGTCTCCTGAAGAGCCCGCAATTGAACGGGTCGTGCGCGGCGCTAGAGACGGATTTACTGAATCCATAGTTACGAACATTAATCTGGTCCGGCGCCGTGTACGGGATCCGGGACTCCATTGTGAAGCCATGCAGGTAGGACGACGTACTCAAACCGACGTGTGTATTATTTTCATAGATGATATTGTCGACAGGGAACAAGTGGAGGCCATCCGCCACAAAATTCAAGAGATCGATCTAGAAGGTCTACCTCTCGGAGACAAACAGTTGGAAGAAGCTATTGTTAATAAAGGCTGGCATCCTTATCCGCTGGTCCGCTATTCAGAGCGGCCTGACGTGGTCGCCTCCCACCTGCTCGAAGGCAGAGTCGTAGTGATGGTAGACACCTCACCAAGCGTGATGATTATGCCGACGACGTTCTTTGACCTGTGCCAGCATGCAGAAGAAAACAGACAGACGCCGTTTATGGGCACCTACCTGCGCTGGATTCGTTTCGGCGGTATATTCGCATCGATGTTTCTTTTGCCGCTATGGATGCTGCTGGTCATACATCCTGAACTGAAACCGCCGTATCTCAATATATTGGGACCAAGGGAAATGGGGAAAATCCCAATTATTATGCAGTTCTTAATCGTCGAATTCGGGGTGGATTTGATGCGCCTTGCCGCTGTTCATACACCCACCCCTCTGGCATCTGCCATGGGATTGATTGCAGCAATCCTCATCGGAGATGTTGCCGTTAAAACGGGATTGTTTGTTAACGAAGTGATGCTGTATATGGCGGTTGCTGCGGTTGGTATGTTTGCGACACCGAGTTATGAGTTAGGGTTAGCTAACAGGGTCGTACGTCTTGCACTTCTTATAGCAGTAGCGATGTTCGGGTTGAAAGGGTTCGTGATTGGAACGACGCTGCTCATTCTGATGCTGACCACACACCGGTCATATAACTCCTCATATTTATGGCCTTTTATCCCATTTAGTGCAAAGGCGATGGGGGAGGTATTGTTTCGTAAGCCGCTGCTATATTCCAGAACACGTCCGGCTCTGAACAAGGCCAGGGATAACAGCAAGATGGGGCCTGAAATGAGTCCAAAAAGAAAGCAATAA
- a CDS encoding stage V sporulation protein AB, with protein sequence MITLMQQLISILLGVAGGIAVGGGVIALIIVLDIVPRLSQLTWTYDRVHWYEGALITGSLVGTIADFWMWKTSLGPVISTIIGLFCGVFVGMLAAALTEVLNVLPILAKRLKLTGYLLGLLMAMVAGKVAGSLFDWFVYRQ encoded by the coding sequence ATGATCACCCTGATGCAGCAGTTGATTTCTATACTTCTCGGGGTAGCAGGTGGAATTGCAGTTGGCGGGGGTGTCATTGCGCTCATCATTGTGCTTGATATTGTACCGAGACTATCGCAATTAACTTGGACCTATGACCGTGTCCACTGGTATGAAGGAGCTCTGATTACAGGTTCGTTAGTTGGAACGATCGCTGATTTCTGGATGTGGAAAACATCCTTGGGGCCGGTGATCAGTACGATCATCGGACTGTTTTGCGGTGTGTTTGTCGGTATGCTGGCAGCGGCTCTGACCGAAGTGTTGAATGTTCTGCCGATCTTGGCCAAGCGGCTGAAGCTGACTGGTTATTTATTGGGTTTGTTAATGGCGATGGTAGCCGGCAAAGTTGCAGGGTCTCTATTCGATTGGTTTGTTTACCGACAGTAA